The genome window GCTCTTTCTACCTGGCTCGGGAAGGTGGGCATTCCCAGGCTCGCATACTGCACTGCGCCGATTACACGGGCAAGGCCATTATGGAGAGCCTTGTGCGTGCCGTCCAGGCTTCGCCCAATATCCGCGTGCTCAGCAAACGCACGGCCGTGGACCTTCTGACCACGCACCACCATGCCACGCACCTGGACTTCAAGTATTCCTTGAACAATGAGTGCGCAGGGGCCTACGTGCTGGACCAGGATTCCGGGCAGGTGCAGACCATCCTGGCCGATTTCACGGTGCTGGCCACAGGCGGCTGCGGGCAAATCTTCCTGCATTCGACCAATTCCCGCGGCAGTATCGGCTCGGCCCTGGCCATGGGCTACAGGGCCGGAGTGAAGCTCATGAACGTGGAGTACGTCCAGTTCCACCCCACGGCCCTCTTCAAACGAGCCGAGCGGCGCTTCCTCATTTCCGAGGCCGTACGAGGCGAAGGTGCCCGCCTGGTCAATGCCGATGGCCAGCCCTTCATGCAACGCTATGACAAGCGGGGCGACCTGGCACCGCGCGACATCGTCACCAGGGCCATTATGGAGGAGATGCTGCGCACCGGAGAGGAGTCTGTTTACCTGGATGCAGCCCATTATGTGGGCGTGGATATCGCCGAGCGTTTCCCGACCATCTTCGAAAAGTGCATGGAAGCTGGGATAGATATTCGGCGTGATCCCATACCCGTGGTGCCTGCGGCTCACTATTTCTGCGGAGGTCTACTCACGGACCTAAGCGGCCGAACCACCTTGGACCGCCTGTACGCGGTTGGTGAATGCGCCTGCACTGGCGTGCATGGCGCCAACCGTTTGGCATCCACGTCGCTTCTGGAAGGGCTTCTGTGGGGCAAGCAGGCCGGCGAGGATATTTGTCGCCGGTTACAAAAACGGTCCCTGATCAGCAAAAAGCTTAAATCCGCCATTCCGGACTGGAATCCACTGGGCAACCAGGCCAACGAAGATCCGGCTCTCATTGCCCAGGACTGGGCGTTTATCCGTAATACGATGTGGAACTATGTGGGCATCAGCCGCACCACCGTGCGACTCCGACGCGCCTTTGAGGAATTGCGCGACCTCAACAAGCACCTGCACGACTTCTACAAGGAAACGCCTATTTCCAAATCCATTGTAGACCTGTTCCACGGCTGTCTGGCGGCCTATCTCATCACCACCCAAGCCATGCGCAACAAGCATTCCCTGGGTTGCCATCATCGCAAGGATTGAGCCTGCCCTTGCTGTCGTGAGAATACACCGCCTTGATACTGCTGGAGTTCAACCTTTAGAGCATTTTGCTTTTGAAAATGCTCTGCAAGCCATGCGTCGGCATGGCTTGCCGCCGCGTAGGCGTAGGCGCAATTCACTTACGCCGTCAACGCCGGAGCGGGCGTCTTAAAAGCAATCTGCTCTAGAGAACAAAAAATGCATTGTCTGATAAAAAACTAAAGGAGGTACAACTTTCGTTGTACCTCCTTGAACTTTCTGGTGGGCCACCAGGGACTCGAACCCCGAACCAATTGATTAAGAGTCAACTGCTCTGCCAATTGAGCTAGTGGCCCAGTGTGCTCCGCAAGGTCTCTC of Desulfocurvibacter africanus subsp. africanus DSM 2603 contains these proteins:
- the nadB gene encoding L-aspartate oxidase, translated to MSLERLSTQALVIGSGVAGCTAAFVLAEQGFQVTLITAGDELTRGNTVLAQGGIVYKGDNDSPHELERDILIAGWRHNYAKAVRHLAVKGPDAVRTILIDRLGVPFATHENGSFYLAREGGHSQARILHCADYTGKAIMESLVRAVQASPNIRVLSKRTAVDLLTTHHHATHLDFKYSLNNECAGAYVLDQDSGQVQTILADFTVLATGGCGQIFLHSTNSRGSIGSALAMGYRAGVKLMNVEYVQFHPTALFKRAERRFLISEAVRGEGARLVNADGQPFMQRYDKRGDLAPRDIVTRAIMEEMLRTGEESVYLDAAHYVGVDIAERFPTIFEKCMEAGIDIRRDPIPVVPAAHYFCGGLLTDLSGRTTLDRLYAVGECACTGVHGANRLASTSLLEGLLWGKQAGEDICRRLQKRSLISKKLKSAIPDWNPLGNQANEDPALIAQDWAFIRNTMWNYVGISRTTVRLRRAFEELRDLNKHLHDFYKETPISKSIVDLFHGCLAAYLITTQAMRNKHSLGCHHRKD